The following nucleotide sequence is from Saccharothrix texasensis.
CGTTCGGCGACCAGGCCCTTGGCCTGTTCGACGACCACCCGGCTGTTCAGCGCGGCTTGGAGCTGTTCGGTCAGCACCTGGTGGTGGTGGATGGAGCGTTGTTGCAGCAGGCCGATGGTGGCGACATCGACCAGCGCGGTCGCCGTGCGCAACGCGGCGGCGTCCAGCTCGCCGGGCTGGTTGCGGAAGAGGTTGAGCGCGCCGATCACCTCGCTGCGCAGGCGCATGGGCACCGCGTCCACGGCGGCGAACCCCGCCTCGGCGGCCACTGCCGTGAACCTCGGCCACCGCTCACCCGCTTTCGCCAGGTCGGGGTGGCTGACCCTGGTTCCGGCGGCGAAGGCGTCCAGGCACGGCCCGTCGTCGTTCTGGAGCTGGAACAACTCCAGCAGCCGCGCCTGTTCGTTGGACGAGGCGATCAGGTGCAACCTGCCCCGTTGGTCGGCCAGCAGCAGCCCCGCGGCGTCGACGTCGAGGAGTTCGACGCACCGATCCACGAGCATGTGCAGGAAGTCGATGACGTCGAAGTCGTCGACCAGGGTGTCGGCCAACTCGACGAACGTGTCGACGAGACGTTCACCGTCCATCGCAGCCACCTCCGCTGGTGCGCTCTCAGAGCGCGGTCGTGTTACGTGCGTGTTCACGGTTGTCCTTCGTCACGGTCGAATCGCCGTCGGCGGGCTACGACATCGGCCGCCAGCCCGCTCAGCGGCACCTGCTCGGCGAACGCCCGGGCGCGCAGGTGGGCGAACGCGTCGGCCATCCCCAGGTCCAGTTGCGCCGCGACCATCCCGGTGGCCTGGTGCACGTGGGGGTTGTGCAGGGGGAGGCCGTCCTCGGTGACGTCCGCCGAGTTCAGGTCGGCCTGCTCGTCCAGCAGCAGCCGCAGGGCCAGTTCCGCGAACGCCAACGAGTCGGTGAGCGTCGTGGCGTCGAGGTGTCCCACGTCGAGCCGGTACAGCGACAGCACCCCGACCCGGATCGCGCCGACGCACAGCGGCAGCGCGAACAGCGAAGCCGCTCCGGCTTCGACGGCCAGCGGCGCGAACATCGGCCACCGGGCCTGGCTGGACGGGGCGTCGAGGTCGGCGACGAGCGCCGGTCCGCCCCCGCGCCAGACGTCCACGGCCGGTCCTTCGCCCACCGTCACCTGCAACTCGGTCAGCCGTTCACCCAGCGCGTCCGTGGCGCACCTGACCTCCGGCCAGCCGGAGGTGTCCACGGTGAGCACAGCGCCGCTGACACCCAACCGCGCGACGGCGGCCTGGCAGAGGGCTCCGACCGAGACGGGCGTGCCCAGGTCGGCGGCCTTCTCCGCGATCCAGCGACTCACCTGCGCCAACCGACTGGTGGTGTACCGGGCCATCCGGAGACCTCCCAGTCGTCTGGTCGCAGAATGCGACCCGAACCTCCCACACCGTGGAACACGATCGCCCCACGATACGCGTCCCGACCCCGCAGCCCGCCCACCGGAGCCAGGGGCTG
It contains:
- a CDS encoding GAF and ANTAR domain-containing protein translates to MDGERLVDTFVELADTLVDDFDVIDFLHMLVDRCVELLDVDAAGLLLADQRGRLHLIASSNEQARLLELFQLQNDDGPCLDAFAAGTRVSHPDLAKAGERWPRFTAVAAEAGFAAVDAVPMRLRSEVIGALNLFRNQPGELDAAALRTATALVDVATIGLLQQRSIHHHQVLTEQLQAALNSRVVVEQAKGLVAERLQVDMDTAFTALRGYARGHNIKLSSVAHDVIVGDIDTPELLRTSVHTKTLRR
- a CDS encoding GAF and ANTAR domain-containing protein, whose translation is MARYTTSRLAQVSRWIAEKAADLGTPVSVGALCQAAVARLGVSGAVLTVDTSGWPEVRCATDALGERLTELQVTVGEGPAVDVWRGGGPALVADLDAPSSQARWPMFAPLAVEAGAASLFALPLCVGAIRVGVLSLYRLDVGHLDATTLTDSLAFAELALRLLLDEQADLNSADVTEDGLPLHNPHVHQATGMVAAQLDLGMADAFAHLRARAFAEQVPLSGLAADVVARRRRFDRDEGQP